Proteins from a genomic interval of Chloroflexota bacterium:
- a CDS encoding isoamylase early set domain-containing protein, translating to MLKKSYSKTGSSCRVTFALPAEVEAGSAALCGDFNDWDSTASPMTQRKDGRFSVTVSLKPGSDYRFKYLVDGERWENDWDADAYMPNEHGGEDSVVKV from the coding sequence ATGTTGAAGAAAAGCTATTCCAAGACTGGAAGTTCCTGCCGCGTGACCTTTGCGCTGCCTGCCGAGGTCGAAGCCGGCAGTGCCGCTCTTTGTGGTGATTTCAACGACTGGGATTCAACTGCTTCCCCCATGACGCAGCGCAAGGATGGTCGCTTCTCGGTGACTGTTTCCCTGAAACCTGGAAGTGATTATCGCTTCAAGTACCTGGTGGATGGAGAGCGCTGGGAGAATGATTGGGACGCCGATGCCTATATGCCCAATGAGCATGGTGGCGAGGACTCGGTCGTAAAAGTCTAA
- a CDS encoding CDGSH iron-sulfur domain-containing protein: protein MINSKGHPDRHNEEVPAGKVVALCRCWQSNKFPYCDGTHREVNAANNDNVGPAIIKAVAE from the coding sequence ATGATTAACAGCAAAGGTCACCCTGATCGCCATAACGAAGAAGTGCCTGCCGGCAAGGTCGTGGCTTTATGCCGCTGCTGGCAGTCCAACAAGTTTCCCTATTGCGACGGGACCCATAGAGAGGTAAACGCCGCGAATAACGATAATGTTGGCCCGGCCATCATCAAAGCAGTCGCGGAATAG
- a CDS encoding HAD hydrolase family protein, giving the protein MIPIKLIVIDIDGCLIEGEKAPYDFKALAAIRELNRKASPTNTIPQATICSGRPYPYVEAMLKMIDGQLPAIFEHGCGLYFPQRELGRECVYHPAARLEEPQRQQWHNLAERIVQETGAGRQCGKEALVTFFPPNDVTVPVFAEYVASQVCEAGLPLKVGHTASSVDVTPLAVDKGTGLLWLLSELRNEGWNGSLDQVAGIGDSPSDICFLELAAVAAAPANAADPVLEMVDYVSPWPFTRGVLDIMHHVTRRAE; this is encoded by the coding sequence ATGATCCCCATCAAACTCATAGTCATCGACATCGACGGCTGTCTGATCGAAGGTGAGAAAGCTCCTTACGACTTCAAGGCACTGGCTGCCATCCGCGAGTTGAACCGTAAGGCATCACCGACAAACACCATTCCCCAGGCGACAATCTGTAGCGGCCGTCCCTATCCCTATGTCGAAGCCATGCTAAAGATGATCGACGGACAGCTTCCAGCCATTTTCGAACATGGCTGCGGTCTGTATTTTCCACAAAGAGAGTTAGGTCGGGAATGTGTCTATCATCCTGCAGCCCGTCTTGAAGAACCGCAGCGACAGCAATGGCACAATCTGGCTGAACGAATCGTCCAGGAAACCGGTGCTGGCCGGCAATGTGGCAAGGAAGCCCTGGTTACCTTCTTCCCGCCAAACGATGTGACGGTGCCAGTTTTTGCTGAATACGTGGCTTCCCAGGTTTGCGAAGCCGGGCTGCCCCTCAAAGTCGGGCATACAGCAAGTTCAGTGGATGTCACGCCCCTGGCAGTGGACAAGGGAACGGGATTGCTCTGGTTACTGAGCGAACTGCGAAACGAGGGCTGGAACGGAAGCCTCGATCAAGTAGCAGGTATAGGAGATTCCCCCTCCGACATCTGTTTTCTGGAGTTGGCCGCAGTGGCGGCTGCCCCGGCAAACGCGGCAGATCCCGTACTGGAAATGGTGGACTACGTCTCACCCTGGCCGTTCACGCGCGGGGTACTGGATATCATGCACCACGTGACCAGGCGAGCTGAGTAA
- a CDS encoding diphosphate--fructose-6-phosphate 1-phosphotransferase — translation MPKNVVVAQSGGPTPVINSSLRGVVDMCRAMPDSFGTVYAGFHGIEGVLKEELLDLSAQSPEEIALLGTTPAAGAIGTCRYKLKAQQEEDFERVIEVLKAHNVGFFFYNGGNDSMDTAYKISQIAREQGLELISTGVPKTIDNDVGDSEFKLIDHTPGYGSVARYWALTVQNANEENAGSCPSDPVLVMQAMGRKIGYIPAAARLADPDRELPLQIYMRESGLTLEQMADLVNEQLKRSRRCIVVVSEGFDVGELAARRDSFGHVQFSASGTTVEQVVVNYLNDAGLAATGSARGNVPGTDQRNNMIYASTVDLEEAYKLGQKAVEIAVTDGNGYMSTILRQPGALYNVKYDKVPLELVANSERTFPSGWISESRVDVTDEFIAYAQPLIGESWPSIPLVNGLQRFARLKPIFAEPKLAPYTPQTYR, via the coding sequence ATGCCAAAAAACGTAGTAGTTGCCCAATCTGGTGGACCCACGCCGGTCATCAATAGCTCACTGCGCGGTGTGGTGGACATGTGCCGGGCCATGCCGGACAGCTTCGGAACAGTATATGCAGGTTTCCATGGTATCGAGGGCGTCTTGAAGGAGGAATTGCTGGATCTGTCAGCTCAGTCGCCCGAAGAGATCGCTCTGCTGGGCACCACACCAGCTGCGGGCGCCATTGGTACCTGCCGTTACAAGCTCAAGGCCCAGCAGGAAGAGGATTTCGAGCGCGTTATCGAGGTGCTTAAGGCGCATAACGTGGGCTTTTTCTTCTACAACGGCGGCAACGATAGCATGGATACCGCATACAAGATATCTCAGATAGCACGCGAGCAGGGGTTGGAATTGATTTCCACCGGTGTGCCAAAAACCATCGACAACGATGTGGGCGATAGCGAGTTCAAACTGATAGATCACACGCCCGGGTACGGCAGTGTTGCTCGTTATTGGGCGCTGACAGTGCAGAATGCCAACGAGGAGAACGCCGGTTCCTGTCCATCCGATCCTGTGTTGGTCATGCAGGCAATGGGCAGGAAGATCGGCTACATCCCCGCGGCGGCCCGGTTGGCCGACCCGGACCGCGAGCTGCCACTTCAGATCTACATGCGGGAGTCGGGTCTGACCCTGGAACAGATGGCTGATCTGGTGAACGAGCAGCTGAAACGCAGTCGTCGCTGTATCGTAGTGGTCAGCGAGGGCTTCGATGTGGGCGAACTGGCGGCACGCAGGGACAGCTTCGGCCATGTTCAATTCTCGGCCAGTGGTACCACGGTCGAGCAGGTGGTGGTTAACTATCTCAACGATGCGGGACTGGCTGCTACCGGTTCGGCCCGCGGCAATGTTCCCGGTACCGATCAGCGGAACAACATGATCTATGCTTCTACGGTGGATCTGGAGGAGGCCTACAAGCTGGGCCAGAAGGCGGTGGAAATAGCTGTTACCGATGGCAACGGCTACATGAGCACGATCCTGCGCCAGCCTGGCGCCCTCTACAATGTCAAGTATGATAAGGTACCGCTGGAGCTGGTGGCTAACTCCGAGCGCACCTTCCCATCCGGGTGGATCAGCGAGAGTCGCGTCGATGTCACCGACGAGTTCATTGCTTATGCCCAACCGCTGATCGGAGAAAGCTGGCCCAGCATACCGCTGGTGAATGGCCTTCAGCGCTTCGCCCGTTTGAAACCCATCTTTGCGGAACCCAAGCTGGCACCGTACACACCGCAGACTTATCGCTGA
- the metG gene encoding methionine--tRNA ligase, whose protein sequence is MTKTKRIHVCVAWPYAAGDRHIGHLAGAYLPPDIFARYHRLAGNQVLMVSGSDTHGTPITVRAEQEGIDPDQIIEYYHRRFVEGFERFGLTFDLYTHTDTQKHWEVTHDLFLRHLEREYIYTAVQEHLYSIDEDRWLPDRYVEGTCPYCDFESARGDQCDNCGRTYDAIELINPRSKVSGSTNIEVRPTEHFFLDLGKANDFLIGWLNEPDKADWRLNVINFARARAESRELRGRPITRDLSWGISIPVSGYDDKRIYVWYDAVIGYLSATKEWALFTGQPDVWRDWWHNDESVESYYFIGKDNIPFHAIIWPSMLHAYGPVDGEDWWLKLPTDIPANEFLTLGDFKFSSSFGNVITINEAAERYQVDAWRFALTAMAPEAADSEFTWEEFVRRVNTELVANWGNLVNRVLGFTYKRFDCHVPEPGELDEIDQALLATISGGFDSVGALYEARKFKAALDASLRLSQEVNRYLNEKVPWHQIKTDPAAAATTIYVCLQAIDWLTLLFAPVLPFSSQQAREYLGYDDSLFGQQYTETVADERGEHLVLRYDNSEAEGRWQPTSLQPGQALRSPKPLFDKLEESVIDEELARMGVAS, encoded by the coding sequence ATGACCAAGACCAAGAGAATTCACGTCTGTGTTGCCTGGCCCTACGCCGCCGGCGATCGGCACATTGGTCATCTGGCCGGTGCCTATCTACCACCCGATATCTTTGCCCGCTACCACCGGCTTGCTGGAAACCAGGTGCTCATGGTGTCAGGCTCCGATACCCACGGCACACCCATCACCGTGCGTGCCGAGCAGGAGGGCATCGATCCGGACCAGATCATCGAGTATTATCACCGGCGATTTGTGGAGGGTTTCGAGCGTTTCGGCCTGACCTTCGATCTGTATACCCATACCGATACCCAGAAGCATTGGGAAGTGACCCACGACCTCTTTCTCCGTCATCTGGAGCGCGAGTACATTTACACTGCGGTTCAGGAGCATCTCTATTCGATCGACGAGGATCGCTGGCTGCCAGATCGTTACGTTGAGGGCACCTGCCCCTATTGCGATTTTGAAAGCGCCCGCGGTGATCAGTGTGACAACTGCGGGCGTACCTACGATGCTATCGAGTTGATCAACCCGCGTAGCAAGGTCAGTGGCAGCACCAATATCGAAGTGCGCCCGACTGAACATTTTTTCCTGGACCTGGGCAAGGCCAACGACTTTCTGATCGGATGGCTAAACGAGCCTGATAAAGCTGATTGGCGACTCAATGTTATCAACTTTGCCCGAGCCAGGGCCGAGAGTCGAGAGCTGCGTGGCCGTCCCATCACCCGGGATCTTTCCTGGGGCATTTCCATTCCGGTGTCCGGTTACGACGATAAGCGCATCTACGTCTGGTATGATGCTGTGATCGGTTACCTTTCCGCCACCAAAGAATGGGCGCTTTTTACCGGCCAACCCGATGTCTGGCGCGATTGGTGGCACAACGACGAAAGCGTGGAGTCCTATTACTTCATCGGAAAGGACAATATTCCCTTCCACGCCATTATCTGGCCCTCCATGCTGCATGCCTATGGCCCGGTCGACGGTGAGGATTGGTGGCTCAAACTACCCACCGATATCCCGGCCAATGAATTTCTCACGCTTGGCGACTTCAAGTTCAGTAGTAGCTTTGGCAATGTCATAACGATCAACGAAGCTGCCGAAAGATATCAGGTGGATGCCTGGCGTTTTGCCTTGACCGCCATGGCACCGGAGGCCGCTGATAGCGAGTTCACCTGGGAGGAATTTGTCCGGCGCGTCAACACCGAGTTGGTCGCCAATTGGGGCAATCTGGTGAACCGGGTGTTGGGTTTCACCTACAAACGCTTCGATTGCCATGTGCCTGAACCGGGTGAGCTGGACGAGATCGACCAGGCATTGCTCGCCACGATTAGTGGCGGTTTCGACAGCGTCGGTGCCCTCTACGAGGCGCGCAAATTCAAGGCTGCACTGGATGCTTCGCTGCGGCTGAGCCAGGAAGTCAATCGCTATCTGAACGAGAAAGTACCCTGGCATCAGATCAAGACCGATCCCGCCGCCGCGGCAACGACCATCTATGTCTGCCTGCAGGCCATTGACTGGTTGACCCTGCTCTTTGCCCCCGTTTTGCCTTTCAGTTCCCAGCAGGCACGTGAATATCTGGGCTACGATGACTCTCTCTTTGGCCAGCAGTACACAGAAACCGTTGCCGACGAGCGTGGTGAACACCTGGTTTTGCGTTACGATAACAGCGAAGCTGAGGGCCGTTGGCAGCCAACCAGCCTGCAACCTGGACAGGCGCTGCGCAGCCCCAAACCCTTGTTCGATAAATTGGAAGAGAGTGTAATCGACGAGGAGTTGGCTCGCATGGGTGTGGCCTCCTGA
- the dcd gene encoding dCTP deaminase, with translation MSIKPDHWIRKMAMEEGMIEPFIDHQVRDDVVSYGLSSFGYDIRVASEFRIFTSGLGDLTVVDPKHFDARSMVEFEGDVCVVPPNSFALARTIEYFRIPRNVLTICLGKSTYARCGIIVNVTPFEPEWQGFATLEISNTTPLPARVYANEGIAQVLFFEGDEPLQSYADKKGKYQGQVGITLPKL, from the coding sequence GTGTCAATCAAACCTGATCACTGGATCCGAAAAATGGCCATGGAAGAGGGCATGATCGAACCGTTCATCGATCACCAGGTGCGCGATGACGTCGTTTCCTATGGCTTGAGCAGCTTCGGCTATGACATCCGGGTTGCTTCCGAGTTTCGCATTTTTACCTCCGGTCTGGGCGACCTGACCGTAGTCGACCCCAAACATTTCGACGCGCGATCTATGGTGGAATTCGAGGGGGATGTATGTGTCGTGCCGCCCAACTCCTTCGCACTGGCCAGAACCATCGAGTATTTTCGCATCCCTCGCAACGTGCTCACGATCTGTCTTGGGAAAAGCACCTATGCGCGCTGTGGAATTATTGTCAATGTGACTCCCTTCGAGCCGGAGTGGCAAGGGTTTGCTACTTTGGAGATATCCAACACCACCCCCTTGCCTGCCCGGGTCTATGCCAACGAGGGTATCGCCCAGGTATTGTTCTTCGAAGGGGACGAGCCGCTCCAGTCCTATGCCGACAAAAAGGGAAAGTACCAGGGACAGGTGGGCATTACGCTACCGAAGCTGTAG